A single genomic interval of Legionella israelensis harbors:
- a CDS encoding carbonic anhydrase family protein: MKTITKELQQKITPEQAIELLQKGNQRFIQNLRLNRNLLQQVNETASGQYPFATILSCIDSRTPAELIFDQGLGDIFSIRIAGNVINDDVLGSMEFACEVAGSKLIVVLGHTNCGAIKGACNRVEMEHLSGLLKKIEPAIDKEMSIKGERNGNNPRFVDAVAKLNVINSINTVLSESKTLSKLVSEKKIKIIGSLYDITSGEVSFFNL; encoded by the coding sequence ATGAAGACAATAACAAAAGAGTTACAACAAAAAATTACTCCCGAACAAGCGATTGAGTTGTTACAAAAAGGAAATCAACGTTTTATACAAAATCTACGCCTTAATAGAAATCTTTTACAGCAGGTCAACGAGACAGCAAGCGGTCAATACCCCTTTGCAACCATTTTAAGCTGCATTGATTCCAGAACCCCTGCAGAGTTGATATTCGATCAGGGACTTGGTGATATTTTCAGTATTCGAATTGCGGGAAATGTCATCAATGATGATGTTCTGGGAAGCATGGAGTTTGCCTGCGAGGTCGCAGGTTCAAAACTTATTGTGGTATTAGGACACACTAATTGCGGGGCAATAAAAGGAGCTTGCAACAGGGTGGAAATGGAACATTTGTCAGGGCTCTTAAAGAAAATTGAACCGGCGATTGATAAAGAAATGTCGATAAAAGGAGAACGTAATGGAAACAATCCTCGTTTTGTGGATGCAGTTGCTAAGTTAAATGTGATAAACAGCATCAATACTGTTTTAAGCGAAAGTAAAACATTAAGTAAATTAGTGTCGGAAAAAAAGATAAAAATTATAGGGAGTTTGTACGATATAACCAGTGGAGAAGTCTCTTTTTTTAATCTGTAA
- a CDS encoding IS256 family transposase, translated as MTDYNITVGKELLPELLSSQDGLAKLVEGVLNQVLEAQVSESLGADKHERSGERIGYRNGYRPRQLYTRVGPVTLQVPQTRDGSFSTDIFKRYQRSEQAFVLALMEMVVNGVSTRKVNNITEELCGASFSKSTVSQLCSGLDARVRAFNERRFDGDNYPFIMVDAMFIKCRDGDRVVSRAALTISGIRSDGYREILGLRIGDTESYATWDEAFKWLKSRGLKGVMYVVSDQHAGLVEAARKHFQGATWQRCQVHLMRNILGHCSVRHRKDVAEKAKLVFQAPDMEEARRRRDDFIDAFEKKAPKSVTCLEEAFDDAMVVMALPEKYRKRLRTTNMQERINEEIRRRERVIRIFPNDDSAWRLIGALLAEQNEQWQSRRYLNMDEFNDWLAENEAGKSNVVGMNALTK; from the coding sequence ATGACGGATTACAATATTACAGTTGGAAAGGAATTGCTTCCAGAACTTTTATCAAGCCAGGATGGGCTCGCAAAGCTTGTTGAAGGTGTATTGAATCAGGTATTGGAGGCACAGGTGTCAGAAAGTCTGGGAGCAGACAAGCATGAACGTTCAGGTGAACGTATAGGCTATCGTAACGGTTACCGTCCAAGACAACTATACACTCGTGTGGGACCAGTCACTCTTCAAGTGCCGCAGACACGTGATGGCTCTTTTTCTACCGATATTTTTAAGCGCTATCAACGCAGTGAGCAGGCTTTTGTATTGGCTCTGATGGAAATGGTTGTTAATGGCGTATCAACCAGAAAAGTTAATAACATTACTGAAGAACTTTGCGGTGCTAGTTTTTCAAAGTCAACCGTCAGTCAACTGTGTTCTGGTCTTGATGCAAGAGTCAGAGCCTTCAACGAGCGTCGGTTTGATGGTGACAACTACCCATTTATCATGGTTGATGCGATGTTTATCAAGTGTCGTGATGGTGACAGAGTCGTGTCTCGAGCAGCCTTGACCATCTCGGGTATCAGAAGTGATGGCTACCGTGAAATACTGGGCCTTCGCATTGGTGACACTGAGAGCTATGCTACATGGGATGAAGCGTTTAAATGGCTAAAATCTCGTGGGCTAAAAGGCGTGATGTATGTTGTGTCAGACCAGCATGCAGGGCTTGTGGAAGCGGCTAGAAAGCACTTTCAAGGTGCAACCTGGCAACGATGCCAAGTTCACTTGATGCGCAACATCCTCGGGCACTGCTCTGTCAGACACCGCAAAGATGTTGCTGAAAAGGCAAAGCTTGTTTTTCAGGCACCTGATATGGAAGAAGCCAGGCGTAGACGCGATGATTTTATTGATGCCTTTGAGAAAAAAGCACCAAAATCAGTTACCTGCCTTGAGGAGGCTTTTGACGATGCCATGGTAGTTATGGCGTTGCCGGAGAAATACAGGAAGCGACTTCGCACCACCAACATGCAAGAGCGAATTAACGAGGAAATCAGGCGCCGAGAACGAGTGATAAGGATATTTCCTAATGATGATTCTGCATGGCGGCTGATTGGCGCTTTATTAGCTGAACAAAACGAGCAGTGGCAATCAAGGCGTTATCTTAATATGGACGAATTTAATGACTGGCTGGCTGAGAATGAAGCCGGAAAGTCTAATGTTGTAGGGATGAATGCTTTGACTAAATAA